The following are encoded together in the Gasterosteus aculeatus chromosome 7, fGasAcu3.hap1.1, whole genome shotgun sequence genome:
- the LOC120822401 gene encoding cerebellin-1, which produces MRRPSPPSRPCLGPRSVFIAGLLLLVIWGAPEVSCQNDTEPIVLEGKCLVVCDSTPSAEPSGNALGMSVRSGSGRVAFSAIRNTNHEPSEMSNRTMTIYFDQILVNVGGHFDPARSIFVAPRKGVYSFSFHVVKVYNRQTIQASLVLNGWPVISAFAGDQDVTREAATNAGLVTMERGDKASLKLERGNLRGGWKYSTFSGFLVFPL; this is translated from the exons ATGCGCCGTCCATCCCCTCCGTCTCGGCCCTGCCTCGGTCCTCGCTCAGTCTTTATTGCCGGACTTCTTCTTCTGGTAATTTGGGGTGCCCCAGAAGTCAGTTGCCAGAATGACACAGAGCCAATCGTGTTGGAGGGAAAGTGTCTGGTGGTGTGCGACTCCACCCCCTCCGCGGAGCCGTCAGGTAACGCCCTAGGCATGTCGGTGAGGTCAGGAAGCGGTCGGGTGGCCTTTTCGGCCATCCGAAACACCAACCACGAACCCTCGGAGATGAGCAACCGCACCATGACCATCTACTTTGACCAG aTCCTCGTAAACGTTGGCGGCCATTTTGATCCGGCGAGGAGTATCTTCGTGGCCCCCAGAAAAGGAGTCTACAGTTTCAGCTTTCACGTTGTCAAAGTTTACAACCGGCAGACAATACAA GCCAGTTTGGTTCTCAACGGCTGGCCGGTGATTTCCGCCTTCGCCGGCGACCAGGACGTCACCAGAGAGGCCGCCACCAATGCGGGGCTGGTGACGATGGAGAGGGGGGACAAGGCTTCCCTCAAACTGGAGAGGGGGAACCTGAGGGGCGGCTGGAAGTACTCCACTTTCTCCGGGTTTCTGGTGTTCCCCTTGTAG
- the LOC120822399 gene encoding E3 ubiquitin-protein ligase TRIM39, which translates to MTTHPVANMSLAVPLEEQFKCCICLDIFTHPTSIPCGHNFCLECIEGFWDTKRKPECPLCKEKFKKRPPLKINCGFAEIIEIYKRAQEESANLATPPGSRKNSLNPLCEADQVPCDVCCGDKSPSVKSCPTCLLSYCELHLTPHERDAALQKHQLMDTATFITTHLCGKHRKPLTKFCTSDQKPVCVKCTEREHKHHTIVPIEKERNRVKTSLRDKKTSIKQMIHARRRKMEQINNSVDLSKKITEREIQGSAKVCSLLITAIEKNQARLVEELEQKHQEAERRAAELLQELQQEIRELQARGIELVQLEQSQSPVHLLQSFPSQSPLPSTREWSEVAVYSDHCMGAVTRAFSELIAVCQDLSDKLSEDEVDRLNQYAVDVTLDPETASGWLVLSPDRKKVAVGSQKNNLVLDSPRRFNSCVCVSGKQSFATGRRYWVVQVGNKTDWDLGVARESINRKGAIAVRPDSGYWAICRRKGAGLNACAGPSVKLCLKETPQKVGVFLDYDEGLVSFYDAEAKTHIYTYSGCDFNEPLNPYFNPCVPDEGKNIAPLIICPVEESVH; encoded by the exons ATGACGACCCATCCAG TTGCAAACATGTCCCTCGCCGTTCCGTTAGAGGAGCAGTTCAAGTGCTGCATCTGTCTGGACATCTTCACCCACCCGACCTCCATCCCATGTGGTCACAACTTTTGCCTGGAGTGCATTGAGGGATTTTGGGACACTAAGAGAAAGCCTGAGTGTCCTCTGTGCAAAGAGAAATTCAAAAAGCGACCACCACTGAAGATCAACTGTGGATTTGCTGAAATCATTGAGATTTACAAAAG GGCTCAAGAGGAGAGTGCGAACCTTGCGACGCCGCCAGGAAGCAGGAAAAATTCCCTGAACCCGCTTTGCGAGGCTGACCAAGTTCCCTGTGACGTTTGCTGCGGAGACAAGTCCCCATCGGTCAAGTCGTGTCCAACCTGCCTGCTGTCTTATTGCGAACTTCACCTCACGCCACACGAGAGGGATGCAGCGCTGCAGAAGCACCAGCTGATGGATACGGCCACTTTCATCACGACTCACCTCTGCGGAAAACACAGGAAGCCGCTGACCAAGTTCTGCACGAGCGACCAGAAGCCTGTTTGTGTGAAATGTACAGAGAgggaacacaaacaccacaccaTAGTACCgatagagaaggagaggaacaggGTCAAG ACCTCTTTGAGGGACAAAAAGACCAGCATCAAACAGATGATCCATGCCAGACGCAGAAAGATGGAACAGATCAATAACTCTGTGGATCTAAGTAAA AAaatcacagagagggagatCCAGGGCAGTGCTAAGGTCTGCAGCTTGCTCATAACCGCCATTGAGAAGAACCAGGCCAGGCTTGTGGAAGAGCTGGAGCAGAAGCATCAAGAAGCCGAGAGGAGAGCCGCGGAGTTGTTGCAGGAGCTGCAGCAAGAAATCAGAGAGCTTCAGGCGAGGGGCATCGAGCTGGTGCAGCTGGAGCAAAGTCAGAGCCCGGTTCACCTCCTGCAG AGTTTTCCATCTCAAAGTCCACTCCCATCCACCAGAGAGTGGTCCGAGGTGGCGGTCTACTCTGATCACTGCATGGGGGCGGTGACCAGAGCCTTCTCCGAGCTCATCGCCGTCTGCCAGGATCTATCGGACAAACTGTCTGAAGATG aaGTAGACAGGCTGAATCAATACGCAG TCGATGTCACTCTGGACCCTGAGACTGCTTCAGGTTGGCTCGTCCTGTCTCCGGACAGAAAGAAG GTGGCCGTCGGCAGCCAGAAGAATAATTTAGTCCTGGACAGTCCTCGGCGGTTTAACTCCTGCGTTTGTGTTTCGGGGAAACAAAGCTTTGCTACCGGAAGGCGCTACTGGGTTGTTCAG GTTGGAAACAAAACAGACTGGGACCTCGGCGTGGCCCGGGAGTCCATCAACAGGAAGGGAGCCATTGCGGTGCGTCCCGACAGCGGATACTGGGCCATCTGCCGGCGGAAAGGCGCCGGCCTCAATGCCTGCGCCGGCCCCTCCGTCAAGCTCTGCCTCAAAGAAACGCCCCAGAAAGTGGGCGTGTTCCTGGACTACGACGAAGGCTTGGTGTCCTTCTACGACGCAGAGGCAAAGACCCACATTTACACCTACAGCGGGTGTGACTTTAACGAGCCCCTCAACCCGTACTTCAACCCCTGTGTTCCAGACGAGGGGAAGAACATCGCCCCGTTGATCATCTGTCCTGTGGAGGAAAGTGTCCACTGA
- the LOC120813197 gene encoding E3 ubiquitin-protein ligase TRIM39-like translates to MTTHPVANMSLAVPLEEQFKCCICLDIFTHPTSIPCGHNFCLECIEGFWDTKRKPECPLCKEKFKKRPPLKINCGFAEIIEIYKRAQEESANLATPPGSRKNSLNPLCEADQVPCDVCCGDKSPSVKSCPTCLLSYCELHLTPHEKDAALQKHQLMDTATFITTHLCGKHRKPLTKFCTSDQKPVCVKCTEREHKHHTIVPIEKERNRVKTSLRDKKTSIKQMIHARRRKMEQINNSVDLSKKITEREIQGSAKVCSLLITAIEKNQARLVEELEQKHQEAERRAAELLQELQQEIRELQARGIELVQLEQSQSPVHLLQSFPSQSPLPSTREWSEVAVYSDHCMGAVTRAFSELIAVCQDLSDKLSEDEVDRLNQYAVDVTLDPETASGWLVLSPDRKKVAVGSQKNNLVLDSPRRFNSCVCVSGKQSFATGRRYWVVQVGNKTDWDLGVARESINRKGAIAVRPDSGYWAICRRKGAGLNACAGPSVKLCLKETPQKVGVFLDYDEGLVSFYDAEAKTHIYTYSGCDFNEPLNPYFNPCVPDEGKNIAPLIICPVEESVH, encoded by the exons ATGACGACCCATCCAG TTGCAAACATGTCCCTCGCCGTTCCGTTAGAGGAGCAGTTCAAGTGCTGCATCTGCCTGGACATCTTCACCCACCCGACCTCCATCCCATGTGGTCACAACTTTTGCCTGGAGTGCATTGAGGGATTTTGGGACACTAAGAGAAAGCCTGAGTGTCCTCTGTGCAAAGAGAAATTCAAAAAGCGACCACCACTGAAGATCAACTGTGGATTTGCTGAAATCATTGAGATTTATAAAAG GGCTCAAGAGGAAAGTGCGAACCTTGCGACGCCGCCAGGAAGCAGGAAAAATTCCCTGAACCCGCTTTGCGAGGCTGACCAAGTTCCCTGTGACGTTTGCTGCGGAGACAAGTCCCCATCGGTCAAGTCGTGTCCAACCTGCCTACTGTCTTATTGCGAACTTCACCTCACGCCACACGAGAAGGATGCGGCGCTGCAGAAGCACCAGCTGATGGATACGGCCACTTTCATCACAACTCACCTCTGCGGAAAACACAGGAAGCCGCTGACCAAGTTCTGCACGAGCGACCAGAAGCCTGTTTGTGTGAAATGTACAGAGAgggaacacaaacaccacaccaTAGTACCgatagagaaggagaggaacaggGTCAAG ACCTCTTTGAGGGACAAAAAGACCAGCATCAAACAGATGATCCATGCCAGACGCAGAAAGATGGAACAGATCAATAACTCTGTGGATCTAAGTAAA AAaatcacagagagggagatCCAGGGCAGTGCTAAGGTCTGCAGCTTGCTCATAACCGCCATTGAGAAGAACCAGGCCAGGCTTGTGGAAGAGCTGGAGCAGAAGCATCAAGAAGCCGAGAGGAGAGCCGCGGAGCTGTTGCAGGAGCTGCAGCAAGAAATCAGAGAGCTTCAGGCGAGGGGCATCGAGCTGGTGCAGCTGGAGCAAAGTCAGAGCCCGGTTCACCTCCTGCAG agtttcccatctcaaaGTCCACTCCCATCCACCAGAGAGTGGTCCGAGGTGGCGGTCTACTCTGATCACTGCATGGGGGCGGTGACCAGAGCCTTCTCCGAGCTCATCGCCGTCTGCCAGGATCTATCGGACAAACTGTCTGAAGATG aaGTAGACAGGCTGAATCAATACGCAG TCGATGTCACTCTGGACCCTGAGACTGCTTCAGGTTGGCTCGTCCTGTCTCCAGACAGAAAGAAG GTGGCCGTCGGCAGCCAGAAGAATAATTTAGTCCTGGACAGTCCTCGGCGGTTTAACTCCTGCGTTTGTGTTTCGGGGAAACAAAGCTTTGCTACCGGAAGGCGCTACTGGGTTGTTCAG GTTGGAAACAAAACAGACTGGGACCTCGGCGTGGCCCGGGAGTCCATCAACAGGAAGGGAGCCATTGCGGTGCGTCCCGACAGCGGATACTGGGCCATCTGCCGGCGGAAAGGCGCCGGCCTCAATGCCTGCGCCGGCCCCTCCGTCAAGCTCTGCCTCAAAGAAACGCCCCAGAAAGTGGGCGTGTTCCTGGACTACGACGAAGGCTTGGTGTCCTTCTACGACGCAGAGGCAAAGACCCACATTTACACCTACAGCGGGTGTGACTTTAACGAGCCCCTCAACCCGTACTTCAACCCCTGTGTTCCAGACGAGGGGAAGAACATCGCCCCGTTGATCATCTGTCCTGTGGAGGAAAGTGTCCACTGA
- the LOC120822940 gene encoding E3 ubiquitin-protein ligase TRIM21, which translates to MTIRTLRMTTQKVANMSLAVPLEEQFKCCICLDIFTHPTSIPCGHNFCLECIEGFWDTKRKTECPLCKEKFRERPSLKINCGFNEIIKIYKRAQEGSANLATPPGSEADQVPCDVCCGDKSPSVKSCPTCLLSYCELHLTPHERDAALQKHQLMDTATFITTHLCGKHRKPLTKFCTSDQKPVCVKCTEREHKHHTIVPIEKERNRVKTSLRDKKTSIKQMIHARRRKMEQINNSVDLSKKITEREIQGSAKVCSLLITAIEKNQARLVEELEQKHQEAERRATELLQELQQEIRALQARGIELVQLEQSQSPVHLLQSFPSQSPLPSTREWSEVAVYSDHCMGAVTRAFSELIAVCQDLSDKLSEDEVDRLNQYAVDVTLDPETASGWLVLSPDRKKVAVGSQKNNLVLDSPRRFNSCVCVLGKQSFATGRRYWVVQVGNKTDWDLGVARESINRKGAIVVRPDSGYWAICRREGGGLKACAGPSVKLRLQETPQKVGVFLDYDEGLVSFYDAEAKTHIYTYSGCDFNEPLNPYFNPCVPDEGKNIAPLIICPL; encoded by the exons ATGACGATCAGAACTCTCCGTATGACAACACAAAAAG TTGCAAACATGTCCCTCGCCGTTCCGTTAGAGGAGCAGTTCAAGTGCTGCATCTGCCTGGACATCTTCACCCACCCGACCTCCATCCCATGTGGTCACAACTTTTGCCTGGAGTGTATTGAGGGATTTTGGGACACTAAGAGAAAGACTGAGTGTCCTTTGTGCAAAGAGAAATTCAGAGAGCGACCATCACTGAAGATCAACTGTGGATTTAATGAAATCATTAAGATTTACAAAAG GGCTCAAGAGGGGAGTGCAAACCTTGCGACGCCGCCAGGAAGCGAGGCTGACCAAGTTCCCTGTGACGTTTGCTGCGGAGACAAGTCCCCATCGGTCAAGTCGTGTCCAACCTGCCTGCTGTCTTATTGCGAACTTCACCTCACGCCACACGAGAGGGATGCGGCGCTGCAGAAGCACCAGCTGATGGATACGGCCACTTTCATCACCACTCACCTCTGCGGAAAACACAGGAAGCCGCTAACTAAGTTCTGCACGAGCGACCAGAAGCCTGTTTGTGTGAAATGTACAGAGAgggaacacaaacaccacaccaTAGTACCgatagagaaggagaggaacaggGTCAAG ACCTCTTTGAGGGACAAAAAGACCAGCATCAAACAGATGATCCATGCCAGACGCAGAAAGATGGAACAGATCAATAACTCTGTGGATCTAAGTAAA AAaatcacagagagggagatCCAGGGCAGTGCTAAGGTCTGCAGCTTGCTCATAACCGCCATTGAGAAGAACCAGGCCAGGCTTGTGGAAGAGCTGGAGCAGAAGCATCAAGAAGCCGAGAGGAGAGCCACGGAGCTGTTGCAGGAGCTGCAGCAAGAAATCAGAGCGCTTCAGGCGAGGGGCATCGAGCTGGTGCAGCTGGAGCAAAGTCAGAGCCCGGTTCACCTCCTGCAG agtttcccatctcaaaGTCCACTCCCATCCACCAGAGAGTGGTCCGAGGTGGCGGTCTACTCTGATCACTGCATGGGGGCGGTGACCAGAGCCTTCTCCGAGCTCATCGCCGTCTGCCAGGATCTATCGGACAAACTGTCTGAAGATG aAGTAGACAGGCTGAATCAATACGCAG TCGATGTCACTCTGGACCCTGAGACTGCTTCAGGTTGGCTCGTCCTGTCTCCAGACAGAAAGAAG GTGGCCGTCGGCAGCCAGAAGAATAATTTAGTCCTGGACAGTCCTCGGCGGTTTAACTCCTGCGTTTGTGTTTTGGGGAAACAAAGCTTTGCTACCGGAAGGCGCTACTGGGTTGTTCAG GTTGGAAACAAAACAGACTGGGACCTCGGCGTGGCCCGGGAGTCTATCAACAGGAAGGGAGCCATTGTGGTGCGTCCCGACAGCGGCTACTGGGCCATCTGCCGGCGGGAAGGCGGCGGCCTCAAAGCCTGTGCCGGCCCCTCCGTCAAGCTCCGCCTCCAAGAAACGCCCCAGAAAGTGGGCGTGTTCCTGGACTACGACGAAGGCTTGGTGTCCTTCTACGACGCAGAGGCAAAGACCCACATTTACACCTACAGCGGGTGTGACTTCAACGAGCCCCTCAACCCGTACTTCAACCCCTGTGTTCCAGACGAGGGGAAGAACATCGCCCCGTTGATCATCTGTCCTCTGTGA
- the LOC120822939 gene encoding E3 ubiquitin-protein ligase TRIM39-like — protein MTTHPVANMSLAVPLEEQFKCCICLDIFTHPTSIPCGHNFCLECIEGFWDTKRKPECPLCKEKFKKRPPLKINCGFAEIIEIYKRAQEESVNLATPPGSRKNSLNPLCEADQVPCDVCCGDKSPSVKSCPTCLLSYCELHLTPHERDAALQKHQLMDTATFITTHLCGKHRKPLTKFCTSDQKPVCVKCTEREHKHHTIVPIEKERNRVKTSLRDKKTSIKQMIHARRRKMEQINNSVDLSKKITEREIQGSAKVCSLLITAIEKNQARLVEELEQKHQEAERRAAELLQELQQEIRELQARGIELVQLEQSQSPVHLLQSFPSQSPLPSTREWSEVAVYSDHCMGAVTRAFSELIAVCQDLSDKLSEDEVDRLNQYAVDVTLDPETASGWLVLSPDRKKVAVGSQKNNLVLDSPRRFNSCVCVSGKQSFATGRRYWVVQVGNKTDWDLGVARESINRKGAIAVRPDSGYWAICRRKGIGLNACAGPSVKLCLKETPQKVGVFLDYDEGLVSFYDAEAKTHIYTYSGCDFNEPLNPYFNPCVPDEGKNIAPLIICPVEESVH, from the exons ATGACGACCCATCCAG TTGCAAACATGTCCCTCGCCGTTCCGTTAGAGGAGCAGTTCAAGTGCTGCATCTGCCTGGACATCTTCACCCACCCGACCTCCATCCCATGTGGTCACAACTTTTGCCTGGAGTGCATTGAGGGATTTTGGGACACTAAGAGAAAGCCTGAGTGTCCTCTGTGCAAAGAGAAATTCAAAAAGCGACCACCACTGAAGATCAACTGTGGATTTGCTGAAATCATTGAGATTTACAAAAG GGCTCAAGAGGAGAGTGTGAACCTTGCGACGCCGCCAGGAAGCAGGAAAAATTCCCTGAACCCGCTTTGCGAGGCTGACCAAGTTCCCTGTGACGTTTGCTGCGGAGACAAGTCCCCATCGGTCAAGTCGTGTCCAACCTGCCTGCTGTCTTATTGCGAACTTCACCTCACGCCACACGAGAGGGATGCGGCGCTGCAGAAGCACCAGCTGATGGATACGGCCACTTTCATCACGACTCACCTCTGCGGAAAACACAGGAAGCCGCTGACCAAGTTCTGCACGAGCGACCAGAAGCCTGTTTGTGTGAAATGTACAGAGAgggaacacaaacaccacaccaTAGTACCgatagagaaggagaggaacaggGTCAAG ACCTCTTTGAGGGACAAAAAGACCAGCATCAAACAGATGATCCATGCCAGACGCAGAAAGATGGAACAGATCAATAACTCTGTGGATCTAAGTAAA AAaatcacagagagggagatCCAGGGCAGTGCTAAGGTCTGCAGCTTGCTCATAACCGCCATTGAGAAGAACCAGGCCAGGCTTGTGGAAGAGCTGGAGCAGAAGCATCAAGAAGCCGAGAGGAGAGCCGCGGAGCTGTTGCAGGAGCTGCAGCAAGAAATCAGAGAGCTTCAGGCGAGGGGCATCGAGCTGGTGCAGCTGGAGCAAAGTCAGAGCCCGGTTCACCTCCTGCAG agtttcccatctcaaaGTCCACTCCCATCCACCAGAGAGTGGTCCGAGGTGGCGGTCTACTCTGATCACTGCATGGGGGCGGTGACCAGAGCCTTCTCCGAGCTCATCGCCGTCTGCCAGGATCTATCGGACAAACTGTCTGAAGATG aaGTAGACAGGCTGAATCAATACGCAG TCGATGTCACTCTGGACCCTGAGACTGCTTCAGGTTGGCTCGTCCTGTCTCCAGACAGAAAGAAG GTGGCCGTCGGCAGCCAGAAGAATAATTTAGTCCTGGACAGTCCTCGGCGGTTTAACTCCTGCGTTTGTGTTTCGGGGAAACAAAGCTTTGCTACCGGAAGGCGCTACTGGGTTGTTCAG GTTGGAAACAAAACAGACTGGGACCTCGGCGTGGCCCGGGAGTCCATCAACAGGAAGGGAGCCATTGCGGTGCGTCCCGACAGCGGATACTGGGCCATCTGCCGGCGGAAAGGCATCGGCCTCAATGCCTGCGCCGGCCCCTCCGTCAAGCTCTGCCTCAAAGAAACGCCCCAGAAAGTGGGCGTGTTCCTGGACTACGACGAAGGCTTGGTGTCCTTCTACGACGCAGAGGCAAAGACCCACATTTACACCTACAGCGGGTGTGACTTTAACGAGCCCCTCAACCCGTACTTCAACCCCTGTGTTCCAGACGAGGGGAAGAACATCGCCCCGTTGATCATCTGTCCTGTGGAGGAAAGTGTCCACTGA
- the LOC120822398 gene encoding E3 ubiquitin-protein ligase TRIM39, producing MTTHPVANMSLAVPLEEQFKCCICLDIFTHPTSIPCGHNFCLECIEGFWDTKRKPECPLCKEKFKKRPSLKINCGFAEIIEIYKRAQEESANLATPPGSRKNSLNPLCEADQVPCDVCCGDKSPSVKSCPTCLLSYCELHLTPHEKDAALQKHQLMDTATFITTHLCGKHRKPLTKFCTSDQKPVCVKCTEREHKHHTIVPIEKERNRVKTSLRDKKNSIKQMIHARRRKMEQINNSVDLSKKITEREIQGSAKVCSLLITAIEKNQARLVEELEQKHQEAERRAAELLQELQQEIRELQARGIELVQLEQSQSPVHLLQSFPSQSPLPSTREWSEVAVYSDHCMGAVTRAFSELIAVCQDLSDKLSEDEVDRLNQYAVDVTLDPETASGWLVLSPDRKKVAVGSQKNNLVLDSPRRFNSCVCVSGKQSFATGRRYWVVQVGNKTDWDLGVARESINRKGAIAVRPDSGYWAICRRKGAGLNACAGPSVKLCLKETPQKVGVFLDYDEGLVSFYDAEAKTHIYTYSGCDFNEPLNPYFNPCVPDEGKNIAPLIICPVEESVH from the exons ATGACGACCCATCCAG TTGCAAACATGTCCCTCGCCGTTCCGTTAGAGGAGCAGTTCAAGTGCTGCATCTGTCTGGACATCTTCACCCACCCGACCTCCATCCCATGTGGTCACAACTTTTGCCTGGAGTGCATTGAGGGATTTTGGGACACTAAGAGAAAGCCCGAGTGTCCTTTGTGCAAAGAGAAATTCAAAAAGCGACCATCACTGAAGATCAACTGTGGATTTGCTGAAATCATTGAGATTTACAAAAG GGCTCAAGAGGAAAGTGCGAACCTTGCGACGCCGCCAGGAAGCAGGAAAAATTCCCTGAACCCGCTTTGCGAGGCTGACCAAGTTCCCTGTGACGTTTGCTGCGGAGACAAGTCCCCATCGGTCAAGTCGTGTCCAACCTGCCTGCTGTCTTATTGCGAACTTCACCTCACGCCACACGAGAAGGATGCGGCGCTGCAGAAGCACCAGCTGATGGATACGGCCACTTTCATCACCACTCACCTCTGCGGAAAACACAGGAAGCCGCTGACCAAGTTCTGCACGAGCGACCAGAAGCCTGTTTGTGTGAAATGTACAGAGAgggaacacaaacaccacaccaTAGTACCgatagagaaggagaggaacaggGTCAAG ACCTCTTTGAGGGACAAAAAGAACAGCATCAAACAGATGATCCATGCCAGACGCAGAAAGATGGAACAGATCAATAACTCTGTGGATCTAAGTAAA AAaatcacagagagggagatCCAGGGCAGTGCTAAGGTCTGCAGCTTGCTCATAACCGCCATTGAGAAGAACCAGGCCAGGCTTGTGGAAGAGCTGGAGCAGAAGCATCAAGAAGCCGAGAGGAGAGCCGCGGAGCTGTTGCAGGAGCTGCAGCAAGAAATCAGAGAGCTTCAGGCGAGGGGCATCGAGCTGGTCCAGCTGGAGCAAAGTCAGAGCCCGGTTCACCTCCTGCAG agtttcccatctcaaaGTCCACTCCCATCCACCAGAGAGTGGTCCGAGGTGGCGGTCTACTCTGATCACTGCATGGGGGCGGTGACCAGAGCCTTCTCCGAGCTCATCGCCGTCTGCCAGGATCTATCGGACAAACTGTCTGAAGATG aaGTAGACAGGCTGAATCAATACGCAG TCGATGTCACTCTGGACCCTGAGACTGCTTCAGGTTGGCTCGTCCTGTCTCCAGACAGAAAGAAG GTGGCCGTCGGCAGCCAGAAGAATAATTTAGTCCTGGACAGTCCTCGGCGGTTTAACTCCTGCGTTTGTGTTTCGGGGAAACAAAGCTTTGCTACCGGAAGGCGCTACTGGGTTGTTCAG GTTGGAAACAAAACAGACTGGGACCTCGGCGTGGCCCGGGAGTCCATCAACAGGAAGGGAGCCATTGCGGTGCGTCCCGACAGCGGATACTGGGCCATCTGCCGGCGGAAAGGCGCCGGCCTCAATGCCTGCGCCGGCCCCTCCGTCAAGCTCTGCCTCAAAGAAACGCCCCAGAAAGTGGGCGTGTTCCTGGACTACGACGAAGGCTTGGTGTCCTTCTACGACGCAGAGGCAAAGACCCACATTTACACCTACAGCGGGTGTGACTTTAACGAGCCCCTCAACCCGTACTTCAACCCCTGTGTTCCAGACGAGGGGAAGAACATCGCCCCGTTGATCATCTGTCCTGTGGAGGAAAGTGTCCACTGA